The following proteins are co-located in the Mesorhizobium sp. M1E.F.Ca.ET.045.02.1.1 genome:
- a CDS encoding GNAT family N-acetyltransferase produces the protein MKTTLEITAEPLPRDLAFVGENLTAFNDSDVGASGRKTLAVFVRDDAGAIVAGISGYTAWGWLYVQWLWVDEKMRGRRIAASMLDAAEREAITRGCHGAWIDTFNPTAAKVYERQGYRPFGMLPDFPVGRSRIFLQKKLR, from the coding sequence CACCGCCGAGCCCTTGCCACGGGACCTGGCCTTTGTGGGTGAAAACCTTACTGCTTTCAATGACAGCGACGTCGGCGCCTCGGGCCGGAAGACACTCGCCGTCTTCGTGCGCGACGATGCCGGCGCGATCGTTGCCGGCATATCCGGCTACACCGCCTGGGGCTGGCTCTACGTGCAATGGCTCTGGGTCGACGAAAAGATGCGCGGCCGGCGCATCGCCGCCAGCATGCTGGACGCCGCGGAACGGGAGGCCATTACACGCGGTTGCCACGGTGCCTGGATCGACACCTTCAACCCGACCGCCGCCAAGGTCTATGAGCGCCAGGGCTACCGACCGTTCGGCATGCTTCCCGACTTCCCCGTGGGCCGCAGCCGCATCTTCCTGCAGAAGAAATTGCGCT